The Oncorhynchus tshawytscha isolate Ot180627B linkage group LG18, Otsh_v2.0, whole genome shotgun sequence genome has a window encoding:
- the LOC112217844 gene encoding ubiquitin-like protein FUBI, giving the protein MQLFLRAQNTHTLEVTGQETVREIKLHVQTLEGLLVEDQVLLLDSSPLEDSSSLVDCGISEYCTLEVAGRLLGGKVHGSLARAGKVRGQTPKVDKQEKKKKKTGRAKRRIQYNRRFVNVVPTFGKKKGPNANS; this is encoded by the exons ATGCAGCTCTTCTTGCGTGCCCAGAACACTCACACCCTTGAGGTGACCGGACAGGAGACCGTCAGAGAAATAAAG CTCCATGTCCAGACTCTGGAGGGTCTCCTAGTGGAGGACCAGGTACTATTGCTGGACAGTTCCCCCTTGGAGGACTCCTCCTCTCTGGTGGACTGTGGCATCTCTGAGTACTGCACCTTGGAAGTGGCTGGCCGACTTCTGGGAG GAAAGGTCCACGGCTCCCTGGCCCGTGCCGGTAAAGTGCGGGGACAGACACCCAAG GTTGAcaagcaggagaagaagaagaagaagactggTCGTGCCAAGCGTCGCATCCAGTATAACAGGCGCTTCGTCAATGTTGTGCCCACCTTCGGCAAGAAGAAGGGCCCCAACGCCAACTCctaa
- the LOC112217843 gene encoding peptidyl-prolyl cis-trans isomerase FKBP3 isoform X2: MGNIKNVAKTAKKEQLIIAYNDLFESKRFLGSEPIEDVTEHVKNVKIDDKPKEVVEAVDEGPPKFFKSVLKKGDKTNFPKKGDNVSCWYTGSLEDGTVFDTNIPATARKKKQSKPLSFKVGLGRVIKGWDEGILTMSKGETAKLEIEPEWAYGKKGLPDSKIPPNAKLIFEVELVAVD; this comes from the exons ATGGGAAATATCAAGAATGTTGCAAAAACGGCGAAGAAGGAGCAACTCATTATTGCATACAACGATTTGTTTGAGAGCAAG AGATTTTTAGGTTCAGAACCCATTGAAGATGTAACGGAGCATGTGAAAAATGTGAAGATCGACGACAAGCCCAAAGAAGTTGTGGAAGCCGTTGATGAG GGTCCTCCTAAGTTCTTCAAGTCTGTGCTGAAGAAAGGTGACAAGACTAACTTCCCTAAGAAGGGAGACAATGTGAGCTGTTGGTACACTGGCTCCCTGGAGGATGGCACAGTGTTCGACACCAACATCCCTGCAA CTGCCAGAAAGAAGAAACAGAGCAAGCCACTGAGCTTCAAAGTTGGCCTGGGCCGGGTCATCAAAGGG TGGGATGAAGGTATCTTAACGATGAGCAAAGGCGAGACAGCCAAACTGGAGATTGAACCAGAATGGGCCTACGGGAAGAAAGGACTTCCTGATTCAAA AATCCCACCAAACGCAAAGCTGATCTTCGAGGTCGAGCTGGTGGCCGTCGATTAA
- the LOC112217843 gene encoding peptidyl-prolyl cis-trans isomerase FKBP3 isoform X1, giving the protein MAAELTREWSDEQLKSDDLPKKDIIKFIQDNAAHSFLAEHKLMGNIKNVAKTAKKEQLIIAYNDLFESKRFLGSEPIEDVTEHVKNVKIDDKPKEVVEAVDEGPPKFFKSVLKKGDKTNFPKKGDNVSCWYTGSLEDGTVFDTNIPATARKKKQSKPLSFKVGLGRVIKGWDEGILTMSKGETAKLEIEPEWAYGKKGLPDSKIPPNAKLIFEVELVAVD; this is encoded by the exons ATGGCGGCTGAATTGACCAGAGAGTGGAGCGATGAACAGCTAAAAAGTGATGATCTACCCAAAAAAGACATTATTAAGTTCATTCAGGACAATGCTGCCCATTCG TTTCTCGCAGAACACAAGCTGATGGGAAATATCAAGAATGTTGCAAAAACGGCGAAGAAGGAGCAACTCATTATTGCATACAACGATTTGTTTGAGAGCAAG AGATTTTTAGGTTCAGAACCCATTGAAGATGTAACGGAGCATGTGAAAAATGTGAAGATCGACGACAAGCCCAAAGAAGTTGTGGAAGCCGTTGATGAG GGTCCTCCTAAGTTCTTCAAGTCTGTGCTGAAGAAAGGTGACAAGACTAACTTCCCTAAGAAGGGAGACAATGTGAGCTGTTGGTACACTGGCTCCCTGGAGGATGGCACAGTGTTCGACACCAACATCCCTGCAA CTGCCAGAAAGAAGAAACAGAGCAAGCCACTGAGCTTCAAAGTTGGCCTGGGCCGGGTCATCAAAGGG TGGGATGAAGGTATCTTAACGATGAGCAAAGGCGAGACAGCCAAACTGGAGATTGAACCAGAATGGGCCTACGGGAAGAAAGGACTTCCTGATTCAAA AATCCCACCAAACGCAAAGCTGATCTTCGAGGTCGAGCTGGTGGCCGTCGATTAA